CGGAAAACGCTTTCGCTCCCTCGCGTTAAAACGCGAAGCATGAACAGCCAAGCACGCCCCAGAACGCCTGCTCGTCCGATACCGGAATCGATGACTGGCGCGCGATACCGTGCGCGTGCCCATGCACCCCGCAGCTGCCAATACACTGATGCATCTGAACCACTGCGCCAACGTGATTGACTGCAGGCGGCGCAGAGCGGTAATGGCCTGGCACTTTCACCACCGGTGACCACTCCGGCACTACCGGAACAGGCGGCGGCGACAGCGGGCTAAACTGCCCGGCGGCATACACCACCTTGCCATCGACCACCGTCAGCACCGATTCAATGCCCTTAATCTCCTCCTCCGGCACGCTGAAGTAGTCTTTCGACAACACCACCAGATCCGCAAGCTGCCCTTCGACCAAGCGGCCCTTCTTGCCCTGCTCGCTTGAGAACCATGCGCTGCCCGCCGTCCACAGCTCCAGCGCCACGTCGCGCGGCAGGCGGTTGTTATCGTCATACATTGCCAGCCCACCCACGGTGCGCCCGGAAACCAGCCAGTAGAGCGCCGTCCACGGGTTGTAGCTTGCCACCCGGGTTGCGTCGGTACCTAACCCAACCGGCACCTCCAGCTCCAGCATTTTGGCCACTGGCGGCGTGTGTTTCACCGCCTCTTTGCCGTAGCGATCGACAAAGTACTCTCCCTGGAAGGCCATACGATGCTGCACCGCGATCCCGCCGCCCAGGGCCTTCACGCGCTCGATGTTGCGCTCGGTGATGGTCTCCGCATGGTCAAAGAACCAGTGCAGGCCGTTAAACGGAATATCGCGGTTGACCTTCTCGAATACGTCCAGCATACGGCTGATAGATTCGTCATAGGTAGCGTGCAGGCGGAACGGCCAGCGATGTTCTACCAGATGGCGCACCACGCGCTCCAGCTCGTCTTCCATCCCTTCCGGCAGGTCCGGACGCGGCTGGAGGAAGTCTTCAAAATCCGCCGCCGAGAAGACCAGCATCTCGCCCGCACCGTTGGCACGGTAAAAGTCCGTTCCCTGCCCCGGCTTGAGCATGTCGGTCCAGCGCTCAAAATCTTCCAGCTCCTGTTTAGGACGCTGGGTAAAGAGGTTGTAGGCAATACGTACCGTCATCTGCTCTTTGGCGTGCAGCTCGGCGATCACCTCGTAATCTTCCGGGTAGTTCTGGAAGCCGCCGCCCGCGTCGATGGCGCTGGTCAGCCCAAGGCGGTTCAGCTCGCGCATAAACTGGCGCGTGGAGTTCACCTGCTGCTCAATCGGCAGTTTCGGCCCTTTCGCCAGCGTGGCGTACAGGATCATGGCATTCGGTTTGGCGATCAGCATCCCGGTCGGATTGCCGTGGTTATCGCGCACGATCTCACCGCCCGGCGGGTTTGGCGTCTCTTTGGTATAGCCGACGGCTTTAAGCGCCGCCCGGTTAAGCAGGGCGCGATCGTAGAGGTGCAGGACAAACACCGGGGTATCCGGCGCCGCTTCATTAAGCTCCTCGATGGTTGGCATCCGGCGCTCGGCAAACTGGAACTCGCTCCAGCCGCCTACCACGCGCACCCACTGCGGGGAAGGCGTACGGTCAGCCTGATCTTTCAGCATCCGCAGCGCGTCCACCAGAGACGGCACGCCTTCCCAGCGCAGCTCCAGGTTGTAGTTCAGCCCGCCGCGGATCAGGTGCAGGTGCGAATCGTTCAGGCCAGGGATGACCGTACTCCCCTTCAGGTCAACAATCTGGGTGCCCTGGGTCGCAAAGCTCATGATGCGATCGTGATTCCCCGTGGCAAGGATCTTGCCGTTGGCGATGGCGACCGCTTCCGCGAGCGGATTGTCGCGATCGAGGGTGTGGATCTTACCGTGGGTTAAGATCAGTGTGGCAGTGTGGGACATAAGGTCCTCCTTTGGGCCGAATCAGGCTTTTTTCAGCCATCCGGCAAACAGACGGGTCACGATGGGCATCCATAGCCAGACCACCAGCGCGACGACACAGGCATCGTTAATCAAATGCAGCAATAAAGAGCCTTTCAGGCCAGGAAGTAGCGCCCCGGTTACCTGCGGCACCACGTTGGTGCTGGGGAAAATCACCAGCAGCGTGATAAGAAACTGCTTCCACTGCTTCGGCTTGCGGATGTGCGGTTCGGGCGGGGTAAACCAGAATGCCGCGTCGGTGCGCACTTCGGTTTTGTCTCCTTCCGCCAGTAACGGCTCAATCTCTTTCACCAGCGCGTTACGGGTTTCAGACTGCGTCCATGCATAGAGGTGTTCGGGGGTGTCGAAACGAATAATGATCGTCCACAACTGCTGTCCTTCCTGGGGGCGGATCACGTTCGCGCCAAGGTGTCCGGGAAAGTCCGCCGCAATGGGCATAATTTTGCCAAGCCACTGTTCGTACCGCTCAGCCTGTCCCGGAAGAAGCGTGTGAGCAATCACCAGCGTCACATGAGATGTTTGCGCCATATAAATTCCTGGTCAAAATCGGGCGGGAAAGACCCGCCCTGAAAGGCTTAAGCTTTACGCTCAGGCGCGCCATGTACGAGGGTATAGGCATAATCGACACCCATGCCGTACGCGCCGCTGTGCTCGCGCACCAGGTCCATCACCGCATCGTAGGTGCCTTTACGTGACCAGTCGCGCTGGTACTCAAGCAGAACCTGCTGCCAGGTCACCGGCACCGCACCGGCCTGTACCATACGGTCGATAGCGCGTTCATGGGCATCCACAGAAGTGCCGCCGGAGGTGTCGGTTACCACGTAGACTTCAAAGCCCTCATCCAGCGCCATCAGCGCCGGGAAGGTCAGGCAGACTTCGGTCCACAGGGCAGAGATGATGAGTTTTTTGCGGCCCGTCGCTTTTACCGCCGCAACAAACGCGTCATCTTCCCAGGAGTTCATTGAGGTACGTTCAATCGGTTTGACGTCAGGATGAACTGCCAGCAATTCTGGCCAGATATAACCACTAAAACTTTTTGTTTCGACTGAGGTATAGATAACCGGTATATCAAATATTTTGCCGGCTTTCGCCAGGGCAATCGTATTATTCTTTAATAATTGTCGGTCAATATTAGCGACACCAAAGGACATTTGTGGCTGGTGATCGATAAAAATTAATGCGGAGTTTTGTGGGTCAATCAGTTCACGAATAGACATAAAAGTACCTTTTAATCAATGTGTTAAAAGCCAACGTTTGTGTGTGCTAAATGAGAAAGGGCCCTGACTGATTAAGCAAATTGAGTATAGCGAGAATTGATTAAGAGGATATTAAAGAAATTTGTCTCCTCTGGTGAATTAAACAGAACAAGATCGAATATATTCTGCGGCAGGAAATAAA
This region of Enterobacter cancerogenus genomic DNA includes:
- a CDS encoding amidohydrolase — protein: MSHTATLILTHGKIHTLDRDNPLAEAVAIANGKILATGNHDRIMSFATQGTQIVDLKGSTVIPGLNDSHLHLIRGGLNYNLELRWEGVPSLVDALRMLKDQADRTPSPQWVRVVGGWSEFQFAERRMPTIEELNEAAPDTPVFVLHLYDRALLNRAALKAVGYTKETPNPPGGEIVRDNHGNPTGMLIAKPNAMILYATLAKGPKLPIEQQVNSTRQFMRELNRLGLTSAIDAGGGFQNYPEDYEVIAELHAKEQMTVRIAYNLFTQRPKQELEDFERWTDMLKPGQGTDFYRANGAGEMLVFSAADFEDFLQPRPDLPEGMEDELERVVRHLVEHRWPFRLHATYDESISRMLDVFEKVNRDIPFNGLHWFFDHAETITERNIERVKALGGGIAVQHRMAFQGEYFVDRYGKEAVKHTPPVAKMLELEVPVGLGTDATRVASYNPWTALYWLVSGRTVGGLAMYDDNNRLPRDVALELWTAGSAWFSSEQGKKGRLVEGQLADLVVLSKDYFSVPEEEIKGIESVLTVVDGKVVYAAGQFSPLSPPPVPVVPEWSPVVKVPGHYRSAPPAVNHVGAVVQMHQCIGSCGVHGHAHGIARQSSIPVSDEQAFWGVLGCSCFAF
- a CDS encoding antibiotic biosynthesis monooxygenase encodes the protein MAQTSHVTLVIAHTLLPGQAERYEQWLGKIMPIAADFPGHLGANVIRPQEGQQLWTIIIRFDTPEHLYAWTQSETRNALVKEIEPLLAEGDKTEVRTDAAFWFTPPEPHIRKPKQWKQFLITLLVIFPSTNVVPQVTGALLPGLKGSLLLHLINDACVVALVVWLWMPIVTRLFAGWLKKA
- a CDS encoding hydrolase codes for the protein MSIRELIDPQNSALIFIDHQPQMSFGVANIDRQLLKNNTIALAKAGKIFDIPVIYTSVETKSFSGYIWPELLAVHPDVKPIERTSMNSWEDDAFVAAVKATGRKKLIISALWTEVCLTFPALMALDEGFEVYVVTDTSGGTSVDAHERAIDRMVQAGAVPVTWQQVLLEYQRDWSRKGTYDAVMDLVREHSGAYGMGVDYAYTLVHGAPERKA